The following are encoded together in the Pseudidiomarina andamanensis genome:
- a CDS encoding ketopantoate reductase family protein: MHWLVAGTGAVGSLMAVNLRRVGEHVSIKPRVPGKARAIEIIHAAHSLEFGVQQFPIEQPTQIFAAIKAYDVANFLEELKQAPLPAGSSIVLSYNGMLENEINIMPERALHWVTTHGAYKNGNEVVHAGLGESWLGWARVEHASSSRPAELFSVLNNALPLLNWSPAINQRRWQKLAINCLINPFTVIHDCRNGELLQHNITELQHQVAEEICWLAEHQGIQLNSESLVESARSVIKNTANNYSSMLMDVRQQRRTEIDYLNGFVARQSAAAGTAAPTNETLWRRVLELSA, encoded by the coding sequence ATGCATTGGTTAGTTGCTGGCACAGGTGCTGTCGGAAGTTTAATGGCCGTTAACTTACGTCGAGTCGGTGAACATGTCTCGATAAAGCCACGCGTGCCTGGCAAAGCACGCGCGATTGAAATCATTCATGCCGCGCATTCGCTCGAGTTTGGTGTACAGCAATTTCCAATCGAGCAACCAACCCAAATTTTTGCTGCGATCAAAGCCTATGATGTCGCCAATTTTCTCGAAGAGTTAAAGCAGGCGCCGTTACCAGCGGGTTCCTCGATTGTTTTGAGTTACAACGGTATGCTTGAGAACGAAATTAACATCATGCCGGAGCGCGCTTTGCATTGGGTGACAACACATGGCGCATACAAGAATGGCAATGAAGTGGTTCACGCTGGCCTTGGCGAGAGTTGGTTAGGTTGGGCACGCGTAGAGCATGCTTCGAGTAGCCGCCCAGCTGAGTTATTTAGTGTATTAAATAATGCGTTACCGCTGCTGAATTGGAGTCCGGCCATCAACCAACGTCGCTGGCAAAAGCTTGCCATTAATTGTTTAATCAATCCGTTCACGGTTATTCATGATTGTCGCAATGGTGAGTTACTACAGCACAATATTACCGAGCTACAACATCAGGTTGCCGAGGAGATTTGTTGGTTAGCGGAACATCAAGGTATTCAATTAAACTCGGAAAGTTTGGTTGAAAGTGCCCGCAGCGTTATTAAAAATACGGCGAATAACTACTCGTCGATGCTGATGGATGTGCGCCAGCAGCGCCGCACTGAAATTGACTACCTGAATGGTTTCGTTGCACGCCAAAGCGCAGCGGCTGGAACTGCGGCGCCAACCAATGAAACACTGTGGCGCCGCGTTTTGGAGTTGTCGGCTTAG
- the ribD gene encoding bifunctional diaminohydroxyphosphoribosylaminopyrimidine deaminase/5-amino-6-(5-phosphoribosylamino)uracil reductase RibD, protein MTDPQACHQRYMQRALELAAQGRFSTAPNPMVGCVVVADGKIVGEGWHQRAGEPHAEVYALGEAGALAKGAAVYVTLEPCSHFGRTPPCADALIKAEVATVVVAMKDPNPLVSGEGIERLRANGIEVIVGILEQQALALNNGFVARMQRQRPWLRVKMAASLDGRTALSNGESQWITSTDARRDVHRWRAQSGAILSTAKTVLADNAILTARHPQAERQPTRVIIDSQGLLTGQEALFKEPFPIIVVHAPDTIVERTWAAHVECITIVRTNNGHIDLTQLMHVLADKQVNSVWTECGAQLAGALLTAELVDELVLYLAPKLMGHHGHGLLNLPAFTHMSQVPELTLKDVRQVADDVRIIAVPRRVRGDLTS, encoded by the coding sequence ATGACTGATCCACAGGCCTGTCATCAACGTTATATGCAACGCGCCCTTGAGCTTGCCGCTCAGGGGCGTTTTTCAACTGCGCCTAACCCAATGGTTGGTTGCGTGGTGGTTGCTGATGGCAAAATTGTTGGTGAGGGTTGGCATCAGCGAGCTGGTGAGCCTCACGCTGAAGTATACGCACTCGGTGAAGCGGGAGCCTTGGCGAAAGGTGCGGCAGTTTATGTCACGCTAGAGCCATGTAGCCATTTTGGCCGTACGCCGCCATGCGCCGATGCGTTGATTAAGGCTGAAGTAGCGACCGTAGTCGTAGCGATGAAAGATCCCAACCCTCTGGTTAGCGGCGAAGGGATTGAGCGCCTGCGCGCGAATGGCATTGAGGTGATCGTCGGTATTCTTGAACAGCAAGCGTTGGCACTTAACAACGGGTTTGTTGCACGAATGCAGCGTCAGCGGCCGTGGTTACGAGTGAAGATGGCCGCTAGCCTCGATGGTCGTACTGCACTATCAAATGGTGAGAGTCAGTGGATAACCAGTACCGATGCGCGTCGCGATGTTCATCGTTGGCGAGCTCAAAGTGGTGCGATTTTGAGTACAGCAAAAACAGTACTGGCTGATAATGCGATTTTAACCGCACGCCATCCGCAGGCCGAACGGCAACCAACTCGAGTGATTATTGACTCGCAGGGGTTGTTAACCGGGCAAGAGGCCCTATTTAAAGAACCGTTCCCAATTATCGTGGTGCATGCGCCCGATACGATTGTCGAACGAACTTGGGCAGCGCATGTAGAATGCATCACCATTGTTCGCACGAATAACGGGCACATCGATTTAACACAATTGATGCATGTACTTGCCGACAAGCAGGTCAACTCGGTTTGGACCGAATGCGGTGCGCAGTTAGCTGGCGCATTATTGACGGCTGAATTAGTCGATGAATTGGTGCTGTATTTAGCGCCAAAATTAATGGGCCATCATGGCCACGGATTATTGAATTTGCCGGCATTTACTCACATGAGCCAAGTGCCAGAACTAACTTTAAAAGATGTTCGTCAGGTTGCGGATGATGTTCGAATTATCGCGGTTCCGCGCCGGGTGAGAGGAGACTTAACGTCGTGA
- the glyA gene encoding serine hydroxymethyltransferase, translated as MLKHEMNIADYDADLWQAMTGEVQRQEEHIELIASENYTSPRVLEAQGSQLTNKYAEGYPHKRYYGGCEYVDAVEDLAIERAKQLFGAKYANVQPHAGSQANSAVFLALLNAGDTVLGMSLAHGGHLTHGSHVNFSGKLYNAVQYGLDEATGEINYAEVRELALEHKPKMIVAGFSAYSGVVDWAKFREIADVVGAYLLVDMAHVAGLVAAGLYPNPVPFADVVTTTTHKTLAGPRSGLILSGKDDEDLHKKLNSGVFPGSQGGPLCHVIAAKAVAFKEAMEPEFKAYQQQVLDNANAMVNVMQSRGYKIVSGGTKNHLFLVDLIDKDITGKDADAALGRAYITVNKNSVPNDPRSPFVTSGLRLGTPAITRRGFKQAEAEQVANWICDVLDNINDESVIEQVREQVKALCKQFPVYK; from the coding sequence ATGTTAAAACATGAAATGAATATTGCCGATTATGATGCAGATTTATGGCAGGCAATGACTGGCGAAGTTCAACGCCAAGAAGAGCACATTGAATTAATCGCTTCAGAAAATTACACCAGTCCGCGTGTACTTGAAGCACAGGGCTCGCAACTGACGAACAAATATGCCGAAGGTTACCCGCACAAGCGTTATTACGGCGGTTGCGAATACGTTGACGCCGTTGAAGATTTAGCGATTGAGCGTGCGAAACAATTGTTCGGCGCAAAATACGCCAACGTACAGCCACACGCTGGCTCACAAGCAAACTCAGCGGTGTTTTTAGCATTATTAAATGCTGGCGATACGGTTCTGGGTATGAGCTTGGCCCACGGTGGTCACTTGACCCACGGCTCACACGTCAACTTCTCAGGTAAATTGTACAATGCTGTGCAGTATGGTTTGGATGAAGCGACTGGCGAAATCAATTACGCTGAAGTGCGTGAGTTAGCTCTTGAACACAAACCTAAAATGATTGTTGCGGGCTTCTCTGCTTACTCAGGAGTAGTTGACTGGGCAAAATTCCGTGAAATCGCCGATGTAGTGGGTGCATATTTGTTAGTTGATATGGCTCACGTTGCTGGTTTAGTTGCAGCGGGCCTATATCCAAACCCAGTGCCATTTGCTGATGTGGTTACCACTACTACTCATAAAACATTAGCTGGCCCACGTAGTGGTTTGATTTTGTCGGGTAAAGACGACGAAGACTTGCACAAGAAATTAAATAGTGGCGTATTCCCTGGTAGCCAAGGCGGCCCGTTGTGTCATGTGATTGCAGCCAAAGCGGTTGCATTTAAAGAAGCGATGGAGCCGGAGTTCAAAGCGTACCAGCAGCAAGTATTAGATAACGCGAACGCGATGGTTAACGTCATGCAATCACGTGGCTATAAGATTGTTTCAGGCGGTACTAAGAACCACTTGTTCTTAGTTGACCTCATCGATAAAGATATTACCGGTAAAGACGCGGATGCTGCGCTTGGTCGTGCCTATATCACAGTGAATAAAAACTCGGTACCAAATGATCCGCGCTCACCATTTGTAACCTCTGGCTTACGTTTGGGTACCCCAGCGATTACGCGCCGTGGCTTCAAGCAAGCCGAAGCCGAGCAAGTAGCGAACTGGATTTGTGACGTCCTTGATAACATCAATGACGAAAGCGTGATTGAACAAGTTCGAGAGCAAGTGAAAGCATTGTGTAAACAGTTTCCTGTTTATAAATAA
- the ettA gene encoding energy-dependent translational throttle protein EttA, with the protein MAQYIYSMSRVSKVVPPKKTILKDISLSFFPGAKIGVLGLNGAGKSTLLRIMAGVDKEYEGEARPLAGTQIGYLPQEPQLDEDKTVRETVEEAVADVKNALAELDQVYAAYADENADFDALAKKQGQLEAIIQAKDGHNIENMLERAADSLRLPPWDSKIKVLSGGERRRVAICRLLLSKPDMLLLDEPTNHLDAESVAWLERFLHDYEGTVVAITHDRYFLDNVAGWILELDRGYGIPWEGNYSSWLEQKEKRLEQEEKQEKARQRSIKQELEWVRQNPKGRQAKSKARMARFEELQSGDYQKRNETNELFIPPGPRLGDKVLEVNHLKKAYDGRVLIDDLSFSVPKGAIVGIIGPNGAGKSTLFRMITGKEQPDSGTVELGDTVQLASVDQFRDSMVDKNTVWQEISDGQDILRIGNFEINSRAYVGRFNFRGNDQQKHIGELSGGERNRVHLAKLLKAGGNLLLLDEPTNDLDVETLRALEEALLEFPGSALVISHDRWFLDRIATHILDYRDEGQINFYEGNYTDYEEYMKKTHGEQAMEPHRTRYKPIGV; encoded by the coding sequence ATGGCACAATACATTTATTCCATGTCGCGGGTCAGTAAAGTCGTCCCGCCGAAAAAGACGATTTTAAAAGATATCTCGTTATCATTCTTCCCTGGCGCCAAAATTGGTGTGCTTGGTTTGAACGGTGCGGGTAAATCAACGTTACTACGCATCATGGCTGGTGTTGATAAAGAATACGAAGGTGAGGCACGCCCACTTGCTGGTACGCAAATTGGTTACCTGCCGCAAGAGCCGCAACTTGATGAAGATAAAACCGTGCGTGAAACGGTTGAAGAAGCGGTTGCTGACGTGAAGAACGCGCTGGCCGAACTCGACCAAGTGTATGCTGCCTATGCAGATGAAAATGCCGATTTTGACGCACTCGCTAAAAAACAAGGTCAGCTTGAAGCAATCATTCAAGCGAAAGACGGTCACAACATCGAGAACATGCTTGAGCGTGCCGCTGATTCACTGCGTTTGCCACCTTGGGATTCAAAAATCAAAGTACTTTCAGGTGGTGAGCGTCGCCGCGTCGCCATCTGTCGCTTGCTACTAAGTAAGCCAGATATGTTGCTTCTCGATGAACCGACTAACCACTTGGATGCTGAATCGGTCGCATGGTTAGAGCGCTTCTTGCATGACTATGAAGGAACTGTTGTAGCAATCACCCACGACCGTTATTTCCTCGATAACGTGGCGGGCTGGATTCTCGAACTTGACCGTGGTTACGGCATTCCTTGGGAAGGCAACTACTCGTCTTGGCTTGAGCAAAAAGAAAAACGACTTGAGCAAGAAGAGAAGCAAGAAAAAGCCCGCCAGCGCAGCATTAAGCAAGAGCTTGAATGGGTTCGTCAAAATCCGAAAGGTCGTCAAGCGAAGAGCAAAGCACGTATGGCTCGTTTTGAAGAGTTACAAAGTGGCGACTATCAAAAACGCAATGAAACCAACGAGCTCTTTATTCCACCAGGCCCACGCTTAGGTGACAAAGTGCTTGAAGTGAATCATCTGAAAAAAGCTTATGACGGCCGCGTATTAATTGATGATTTGAGTTTCAGCGTACCGAAAGGTGCCATTGTCGGTATTATCGGCCCGAACGGTGCGGGTAAATCGACGCTATTCCGGATGATTACTGGTAAAGAACAGCCAGACTCAGGAACAGTAGAGTTGGGTGATACGGTTCAATTAGCTAGCGTTGATCAGTTCCGTGACAGCATGGTCGACAAAAATACCGTATGGCAGGAAATTTCTGATGGCCAAGATATTCTGCGCATCGGTAATTTTGAAATTAACAGCCGAGCCTACGTTGGTCGCTTTAACTTCCGTGGTAATGACCAACAAAAGCACATTGGTGAACTATCTGGTGGTGAGCGCAACCGAGTGCACCTTGCCAAGCTTCTCAAAGCTGGCGGTAACCTATTGTTACTCGATGAACCAACGAACGACCTTGATGTTGAAACCTTGCGAGCTCTTGAAGAAGCATTACTGGAGTTTCCTGGCTCAGCATTAGTTATCTCGCACGACCGTTGGTTCTTAGACCGTATCGCGACCCATATTCTGGATTATCGTGATGAAGGTCAGATCAACTTCTA
- the ribBA gene encoding bifunctional 3,4-dihydroxy-2-butanone-4-phosphate synthase/GTP cyclohydrolase II: MTRLNSAAEIIEDIRQGKMVILMDDEDRENEGDLILAAECVTPAAINFMARYGRGLICLTLTEERCKQLRLPLMVDQNNSPYATNFTVSIEAAEGVTTGISAADRARTVQAAVAKDAQPADLVMPGHIFPLKAKSGGVLNRAGHTEAGCDLARLAGFEPAAVIVEILNEDGTMARRPDLEKFAAEHDLKIGTIADLIEYRSLKEKTVERKAHCKLPTAYGEFELITYQDTIDKQVHYALVHGEVDPDKPVNVRVHLQDTFNDLFATQRAAKRSWPLGHAMEYIGQNDGVLVVIGRQQSPQDILEQVMSFAAEDRGEVKPTAAASNASRNVGIGSQILADLGVHHMHLMSSPKRYSALSGFGLEVVDFIEDEQAGGE; this comes from the coding sequence GTGACTCGTTTAAACAGTGCTGCAGAAATCATTGAAGATATTCGCCAAGGCAAGATGGTCATCTTGATGGACGATGAAGATCGGGAAAATGAAGGCGATCTGATTCTTGCTGCAGAATGTGTCACACCGGCGGCTATTAATTTCATGGCGCGCTATGGGCGTGGCCTGATTTGTCTTACGTTAACCGAAGAGCGCTGCAAGCAATTACGTTTGCCGCTAATGGTTGATCAAAACAACTCACCTTATGCGACGAACTTTACCGTCTCTATCGAAGCGGCAGAGGGTGTTACCACAGGAATTTCAGCGGCCGATAGAGCACGTACCGTGCAAGCTGCCGTGGCAAAAGATGCGCAACCGGCAGATTTAGTTATGCCGGGCCACATCTTTCCGTTGAAAGCAAAATCAGGCGGCGTATTAAACCGTGCGGGTCACACGGAAGCTGGTTGCGACCTTGCGCGTTTAGCTGGTTTTGAACCAGCGGCTGTCATCGTCGAGATCCTAAATGAAGATGGCACTATGGCGCGTCGTCCTGATCTTGAAAAATTCGCAGCAGAGCACGATTTAAAGATTGGTACGATTGCGGACTTAATTGAATACCGGTCACTGAAAGAAAAAACCGTTGAGCGTAAAGCACATTGTAAATTACCAACAGCATATGGTGAGTTTGAACTGATTACCTATCAAGACACCATTGATAAGCAAGTACACTACGCATTGGTACATGGTGAAGTTGACCCTGATAAACCAGTGAATGTGCGCGTGCATTTGCAAGATACATTTAATGATCTATTTGCCACTCAACGCGCAGCCAAGCGCAGTTGGCCGCTCGGGCATGCGATGGAATACATCGGTCAAAATGACGGTGTACTCGTGGTTATTGGTCGTCAACAAAGCCCGCAGGATATTTTAGAGCAGGTGATGAGTTTCGCTGCGGAAGACCGCGGTGAAGTGAAGCCAACGGCAGCAGCTTCGAATGCTTCGCGTAATGTGGGTATCGGGTCGCAGATATTAGCCGACTTGGGCGTGCATCACATGCACCTAATGAGTTCACCAAAGCGTTACTCGGCGCTATCAGGTTTCGGGCTTGAAGTAGTCGATTTTATCGAAGATGAGCAAGCTGGCGGCGAATAA
- the nrdR gene encoding transcriptional regulator NrdR codes for MHCPFCGTQDTKVIDSRLVADGASVRRRRECTECKERFTTFETAELIMPRVIKSDGTREPFNEDKLRNGLLRALEKRPVSLEAMEQAIQNVKSSLRATGEREITSQVIGGLVMENLKALDKVAYIRFASVYRAFDDIREFGEEIARLND; via the coding sequence ATGCATTGTCCTTTTTGTGGCACACAAGATACCAAAGTGATTGATTCGCGCCTGGTGGCAGACGGCGCTTCCGTGCGCCGCCGCCGTGAGTGTACAGAGTGCAAGGAGCGCTTTACGACGTTTGAAACGGCAGAACTGATTATGCCGCGCGTGATTAAATCAGACGGTACTCGTGAGCCATTTAACGAGGACAAACTACGCAATGGTTTACTGCGAGCTTTGGAAAAACGCCCAGTGAGTCTAGAAGCGATGGAGCAGGCGATTCAGAATGTGAAATCGTCACTGCGAGCTACCGGTGAGCGTGAAATCACAAGCCAAGTTATTGGTGGGCTAGTGATGGAAAATCTTAAGGCGCTCGATAAAGTTGCTTACATTCGCTTTGCGTCGGTTTACCGTGCGTTTGACGATATTCGTGAGTTTGGCGAGGAGATAGCACGCCTCAATGACTGA